TTTTTCTAAATTATTTAGTTTAAGGTTGTGTTGGATATATTTAACTGCTTGCGAATTAACATCGTTCATATGCAGAATGTCTATTGTTTTTTTAGGTAATTCTTTTGTAAATCGTATGCCTCGAATTCCTGTACCTGCGAGGGGTAGTAAGATTTTTTGTTGTTTTCGCTTCAGGGCAGAAAGTAGGAGTATAGAGAGCGTTCTATTTAATTCCATGTTTGGATTATAAAATACTTCTTGTTGTTTGGTTGCAATATCCTTTGCGTTAATATGAATTGTTGCTTTTCCTTCAGTGATTTGTTTCATGTCAAAAACTCCGGAAGTAGTTTTGGTTTGTTGATTGTTGTTTGTTGTAGTTTTGGTAAATTGTTGATGGATATTTTTCCAATATAGAGTTTTTTGATATCGCCGCCTTGCGAGACAAATGTTTTAATAGCGAGCATGCCCTGAAAATAAGCGTGATCTTTAAGGTAGCCTCCTGGTTTACTCGTGTCGCCGAGTCCTCGCTTCACGCGCGTCACAATACGAAATGCTTGCTCATCGTCATTAACGTATGTTCTTATTGTTTTGTAAATGTCTGCGAATCCTTGTGTTTGTCCTAGATGAGATGCGAGTGCGAGTAGCGCGTATCCTTTTACAGAATCCTTATTTGCAACTCCTCGTGTTTCTTCGTTATAGCCTGCAAGACCTTCTTCTGTTGCTAAATAGTTTCTTGTACCAATCGCAAATATTTTGTATGGCTGTTGAGTGCCGTTATACCAGCGAAGCACATGCGTTTCAATTTCATGCACGAGAAGTTTTTGTATATCTCGCTCGGTGAATGTTTCATCTGCTTTAATAGTGATTGTTTTTTTGTCTTTGGTAATTGCTGTTCGAGAAAGTGAGCTATTGCCATATGTTATTATCCAACCTATTAATCCATATTGTTGTAATTTTTCTTTAATACGTTTGCCTAGTTCGGTTGCTGGATACGTTTGTTCTTGCACAGTTTTTGTTTGTTCTTCTTTTTTTTCAGAATTGAGTGTTTCGTTAAGTAATCGTTTTATGTGTAGCAGTTCTGCTTCGTTAAGTTTACCAAACATTTTGGTAACAAGAAAGTCATCAGTTCCAATGTTTGCAAGTGCCTGTGCTTCTTCTAGTAAGTCTTCGCGCACTTCATTAAATATTTTTCCTAGGGGGGTTGTATCTTCAATTTCGATTTTTTGTAATGCAGCTATTGTTTCGCTGACATCAACACTTTTGTAGGTGAATTGTGGATTGTAATCGCCTTTAGCGGCAAGAAATTTTTTGAATTCTTCTTTTCGGTTTTGTGGATTAATAATGTTATAACGAAAGCGAACGCTTGCAAGTGTTGCTAGTTGT
The Candidatus Woesearchaeota archaeon DNA segment above includes these coding regions:
- a CDS encoding DUF1704 domain-containing protein; translation: MDDFATIDEQLATLASVRFRYNIINPQNRKEEFKKFLAAKGDYNPQFTYKSVDVSETIAALQKIEIEDTTPLGKIFNEVREDLLEEAQALANIGTDDFLVTKMFGKLNEAELLHIKRLLNETLNSEKKEEQTKTVQEQTYPATELGKRIKEKLQQYGLIGWIITYGNSSLSRTAITKDKKTITIKADETFTERDIQKLLVHEIETHVLRWYNGTQQPYKIFAIGTRNYLATEEGLAGYNEETRGVANKDSVKGYALLALASHLGQTQGFADIYKTIRTYVNDDEQAFRIVTRVKRGLGDTSKPGGYLKDHAYFQGMLAIKTFVSQGGDIKKLYIGKISINNLPKLQQTTINKPKLLPEFLT